From Nicotiana tabacum cultivar K326 chromosome 22, ASM71507v2, whole genome shotgun sequence, one genomic window encodes:
- the LOC142176320 gene encoding uncharacterized protein LOC142176320 — MDRFLSSVGKFSVKPQIYYHNEGYFVIRFSNLEERDQVLYSRPHTVNNKPIIMKAWLEDFNVQDEVLKTIPLWVEFSNLPINCWSMKTLSKIGSILGNPVYANECTTGSIRISYARMLIEMDITKAVPGSVKLQDPKGRLIQ; from the coding sequence ATGGATAGATTCCTGAGCTCAGTGGGTAAATTCTCAGTGAAACCGCAGATCTACTACCATAATGAAGGATATTTTGTGATAAGATTTAGCAATTTGGAGGAAAGAGACCAGGTGCTATACTCTAGACCTCACACAGTCAACAACAAGCCCATAATCATGAAAGCATGGTTAGAAGATTTCAATGTTCAAGATGAAGTTCTGAAAACTATTCCCTTATGGGTGGAATTCTCTAATCTACCTATCAATTGTTGGAGTATGAAAACATTAAGCAAGATAGGTAGTATATTGGGGAACCCGGTATATGCTAATGAATGCACCACTGGCTCAATTAGGATTTCTTATGCACGAATGCTAATTGAAATGGATATCACTAAAGCTGTACCTGGGTCTGTGAAGCTACAAGACCCTAAGGGGAGGCTAATTCAGTAG
- the LOC107788726 gene encoding D-amino-acid transaminase, chloroplastic, which produces MASLSTIPKPISDTSFLLPKLRDSVIFLRNISVSGPKIRPLTRSNVFKNSNQTLFSSEGQCSPTFDVPLLSSSEVIERMRTSRESQETKQLYLAMYSSVFGGITTDTAAMVIPMDDHMVHRGHGVFDTAAIMDGYLYELDQHLDRFLRSAAMAKIQIPFDREIIRRILIRTVSVSQCRKGSLRYWLSAGPGDFQLSPSGCPRAVLYAIVIQDQSPPDHRGIRVVTSSIPIKPPQFAVMKSVNYLPNALSKMEAEENDAYAAIWLDGDGFVAEGPNMNVAFVTKEKELLMPSFDKILSGCTAKRVLVLAAKLVKEGKLRGIRVDNVSVEDGKRAEEMMLIGSGVLVRSVVQWDEEIIGDGREGPVTQALLNLLLEDMKSGPASVRVRVPY; this is translated from the exons ATGGCTTCCTTGTCAACTATACCAAAACCCATATCCGACACCTCTTTTTTATTACCAAAATTAAGGGATTCCGTTATTTTTCTGAGGAACATCTCAGTTTCAGGACCAAAGATCAGACCTTTGACCCGATCCAATGTTTTCAAGAATTCAAATCAAACCCTGTTTTCCTCTG AAGGACAGTGTAGTCCAACGTTTGATGTCCCACTTCTTTCTTCCTCAGAG GTTATTGAGAGAATGAGAACAAGTCGAGAAAGTCAAGAAACCAAGCAGCTTTATTTGGCAATGTACTCTAGCGTCTTCGGTGGAATCACAACTGATACAGCTGCCATGGTGATCCCCATGGACGATCACATGGTTCATAGAGGACATGGAGTTTTTGATACCGCTGCCATTATGGATGG ATACCTTTATGAGTTGGACCAACACCTCGATCGCTTCCTGAGATCTGCAGCCATGGCCAAAATACAAATTCCTTTTGATAGGGAAATTATTAGAAGAATTCTCATTCGTACAGTAAGTGTTTCCCAGTGCAGAAAAGGCTCTCTAAGATACTGGCTGTCGGCGGGACCCGGTGATTTCCAACTATCTCCATCGGGCTGTCCTCGAGCAGTTCTTTATGCCATTGTAATACAAGATCAATCACCCCCCGATCACAGGGGAATCAGAGTTGTAACTTCATCCATCCCAATAAAACCCCCACAGTTTGCCGTCATGAAAAGCGTAAACTATCTGCCAAATGCACTTTCCAAAATGGAAGCAGAAGAAAATGATGCATATGCAGCAATTTGGTTGGATGGCGATGGCTTTGTCGCAGAGGGACCAAACATGAATGTGGCTTTTGTTACAAAGGAAAAGGAACTTCTGATGCCTAGTTTTGACAAAATTCTCAGTGGCTGTACGGCTAAAAGAGTTCTGGTTCTTGCAGCAAAGCTAGTAAAAGAAGGTAAACTTCGGGGCATTAGAGTAGATAACGTGTCGGTAGAGGATGGGAAAAGAGCAGAGGAGATGATGCTAATTGGCAGTGGTGTTCTTGTTCGCTCGGTGGTGCAGTGGGATGAAGAAATTATAGGTGATG GTAGAGAAGGTCCTGTGACACAAGCTTTGCTAAATCTTCTTTTGGAGGATATGAAGTCAGGGCCTGCATCAGTGCGAGTTCGCGTTCCCTATTAA